The Amblyomma americanum isolate KBUSLIRL-KWMA chromosome 3, ASM5285725v1, whole genome shotgun sequence genome window below encodes:
- the LOC144125292 gene encoding uncharacterized protein LOC144125292: MRQFCACVAITGCADNGPPPQLFKQSCSWNKALLILCIVTHASVCYSGDEARSNPCKGLLVGDMAFGSRIGEFDLSENSSWVDYVERIELSCAANKLTTDDDKRAVLLSCCGPETYSLIATLVKPSRPPNVGYQVIVDAVKKHINPKPSELYSSTLRRTPRPGNLQPKSCWAGSSGPPYPAFARMRVTQAAFGSRHHEVSSLGTPCTRGTSGQGPSGCLHACRDR; encoded by the exons atgcgccagttctgtgcctgtgttgctatcaccggttgtgctgataacgggccaccgccgcagctatttaagcagtcgtgttcttggaataaagcgcttttgattctgtgcattgtgactcacgcgtcagtctgttacagtggcgacgaggcacGGTCGAACCCGTGCAAGGGCCTGTTGGTCGGCGACATGGCTTTCGGCAGTCGCATTGGAGAGTTCGACCTCAGTGAAAATTCATCGTGGGTAGATTATGTCGAGCGCATTGAGTTATCGTGCGCAGCTAACAAGCTCACAACGGATGACGACAAACGAGCTGTGTTGCTCAGTTGCTGTGGGCCAGAGACGTACTCCCTCATAGCAACCCTCGTCAAGCCTTCGCGGCCACCCAACGTGGGCTATCAAGTCATCGTCGACGCAGTGAAGAAGCATATCAACCCGAAGCCATCTGAACTATACTCGAG CACTCTACGCCGCACGCCGAGACCGGGAAATCTCCAGCCGAAGTCATGCTGGGCCGGAAGTTCAGGACCGCCCTATCCAGCCTTCGCCCGGATGAGAGTGACGCAAGCTGCCTTCGGCAGCCGCCACCACGAGGTTTCCAGTCTGGGGACGCCGTGTACGCGCGGAACTTCCGGCCAGGGCCCAAGTGGTTGTTTGCACGCGTGTCGCGACCGATAG